The Apium graveolens cultivar Ventura chromosome 11, ASM990537v1, whole genome shotgun sequence genome has a window encoding:
- the LOC141698031 gene encoding uncharacterized protein LOC141698031 isoform X5 has protein sequence MTSNKNSQEKHMLKFDLADGKNSVPVTLFDAFALFVNKVMERLGDGDVVVVICCAKVNRYEGKPHLTNYPATWIFINPDHYCVDLMKNRDDGLSDVDIGEEELIGPMLNLKEIAELTEEHIETEVCCELLVDKLDRVKKWYVIKCTSCLGVVDFAEDKFKCNKCSRLIPHPRRSFCLEALCSDEAGSVTIVLPHSSVVRIAQKNVEDLYSLKKEESEIQQIPVQTPPTAKSANSKKKMAK, from the exons ATGACGTCGAATAAAAATAGCCAGGAAAAGCACATGCTTAAGTTTGATTTAGCTGATGGGAA GAATAGTGTACCAGTAACACTCTTTGATGCTTTTGCGTTGTTTGTAAATAAAGTCATGGAACGTCTTGGTGATGGtgatgttgttgttgttattTGTTGTGCTAAAGTTAATCGTTATGAAG GCAAGCCTCATCTCACAAACTACCCTGCAACGTGGATTTTTATCAATCCGGATCATTATTGTGTTGACCTTATGAAAAACAG GGATGATGGACTATCTGATGTTGATATTGGTGAGGAAGAGCTCATTGGCCCAATGCTGAATTTGAAAGAAATTGCGGAGTTAACGGAAGAGCATATTGAG ACGGAGGTTTGTTGTGAGCTTTTGGTAGACAAATTGGATCGGGTTAAGAAATGGTACGTGATAAAATGTACTAGCTGTCTAGGTGTTGTTGACTTTGCCGAAGACAAGTTCAAGTGTAACAAATGTAGTAGACTGATACCTCACCCAAGAAGAAG CTTTTGCTTGGAAGCTTTGTGCTCTGATGAAGCTGGATCAGTTACAATTGTGCTGCCGCATTCTTCAGTAGTTAGGATTGCTCAAAAAAATGTTGAGGACTTATACTCTCTTAAGAAAGAG GAATCGGAAATACAGCAGATTCCTGTGCAGACTCCGCCGACTGCAAAATCTGCTAACAGTAAG AAAAAGATGGCTAAATAA
- the LOC141698031 gene encoding uncharacterized protein LOC141698031 isoform X3 — protein sequence MTSNKNSQEKHMLKFDLADGKNSVPVTLFDAFALFVNKVMERLGDGDVVVVICCAKVNRYEGKPHLTNYPATWIFINPDHYCVDLMKNRDDGLSDVDIGEEELIGPMLNLKEIAELTEEHIETEVCCELLVDKLDRVKKWYVIKCTSCLGVVDFAEDKFKCNKCSRLIPHPRRSFCLEALCSDEAGSVTIVLPHSSVVRIAQKNVEDLYSLKKEELGEHFFPPFLQLFERKKYVMTILISEQNIRDGSTVYESTEIGDVVDSSGQFTPTGQETVDQHVYSPMNVLNIKIMQSAI from the exons ATGACGTCGAATAAAAATAGCCAGGAAAAGCACATGCTTAAGTTTGATTTAGCTGATGGGAA GAATAGTGTACCAGTAACACTCTTTGATGCTTTTGCGTTGTTTGTAAATAAAGTCATGGAACGTCTTGGTGATGGtgatgttgttgttgttattTGTTGTGCTAAAGTTAATCGTTATGAAG GCAAGCCTCATCTCACAAACTACCCTGCAACGTGGATTTTTATCAATCCGGATCATTATTGTGTTGACCTTATGAAAAACAG GGATGATGGACTATCTGATGTTGATATTGGTGAGGAAGAGCTCATTGGCCCAATGCTGAATTTGAAAGAAATTGCGGAGTTAACGGAAGAGCATATTGAG ACGGAGGTTTGTTGTGAGCTTTTGGTAGACAAATTGGATCGGGTTAAGAAATGGTACGTGATAAAATGTACTAGCTGTCTAGGTGTTGTTGACTTTGCCGAAGACAAGTTCAAGTGTAACAAATGTAGTAGACTGATACCTCACCCAAGAAGAAG CTTTTGCTTGGAAGCTTTGTGCTCTGATGAAGCTGGATCAGTTACAATTGTGCTGCCGCATTCTTCAGTAGTTAGGATTGCTCAAAAAAATGTTGAGGACTTATACTCTCTTAAGAAAGAG GAATTAGGAGAGCACTTTTTCCCACCATTTCTGCAGCTGTTTGAGCGGAAAAAATATGTTATGACAATTCTAATTTCGGAACAAAATATAAGAGATGGTTCGACTGTGTATGAATCAACAGAAATAGGAGATGTCGTTGACTCATCGGGCCAGTTTACTCCCACTGGACAGGAAACTGTTGATCAGCATGTTTACTCGCCAATGAATGTATTGAATATAAAAATTATGCAATCTGCCATATAA
- the LOC141698031 gene encoding uncharacterized protein LOC141698031 isoform X1: MTSNKNSQEKHMLKFDLADGKNSVPVTLFDAFALFVNKVMERLGDGDVVVVICCAKVNRYEGKPHLTNYPATWIFINPDHYCVDLMKNRDDGLSDVDIGEEELIGPMLNLKEIAELTEEHIETEVCCELLVDKLDRVKKWYVIKCTSCLGVVDFAEDKFKCNKCSRLIPHPRRSFCLEALCSDEAGSVTIVLPHSSVVRIAQKNVEDLYSLKKEELGEHFFPPFLQLFERKKYVMTILISEQNIRDGSTVYESTEIGDVVDSSGQFTPTGQETVDQHVYSPMNESEIQQIPVQTPPTAKSANSKKKMAK; the protein is encoded by the exons ATGACGTCGAATAAAAATAGCCAGGAAAAGCACATGCTTAAGTTTGATTTAGCTGATGGGAA GAATAGTGTACCAGTAACACTCTTTGATGCTTTTGCGTTGTTTGTAAATAAAGTCATGGAACGTCTTGGTGATGGtgatgttgttgttgttattTGTTGTGCTAAAGTTAATCGTTATGAAG GCAAGCCTCATCTCACAAACTACCCTGCAACGTGGATTTTTATCAATCCGGATCATTATTGTGTTGACCTTATGAAAAACAG GGATGATGGACTATCTGATGTTGATATTGGTGAGGAAGAGCTCATTGGCCCAATGCTGAATTTGAAAGAAATTGCGGAGTTAACGGAAGAGCATATTGAG ACGGAGGTTTGTTGTGAGCTTTTGGTAGACAAATTGGATCGGGTTAAGAAATGGTACGTGATAAAATGTACTAGCTGTCTAGGTGTTGTTGACTTTGCCGAAGACAAGTTCAAGTGTAACAAATGTAGTAGACTGATACCTCACCCAAGAAGAAG CTTTTGCTTGGAAGCTTTGTGCTCTGATGAAGCTGGATCAGTTACAATTGTGCTGCCGCATTCTTCAGTAGTTAGGATTGCTCAAAAAAATGTTGAGGACTTATACTCTCTTAAGAAAGAG GAATTAGGAGAGCACTTTTTCCCACCATTTCTGCAGCTGTTTGAGCGGAAAAAATATGTTATGACAATTCTAATTTCGGAACAAAATATAAGAGATGGTTCGACTGTGTATGAATCAACAGAAATAGGAGATGTCGTTGACTCATCGGGCCAGTTTACTCCCACTGGACAGGAAACTGTTGATCAGCATGTTTACTCGCCAATGAAT GAATCGGAAATACAGCAGATTCCTGTGCAGACTCCGCCGACTGCAAAATCTGCTAACAGTAAG AAAAAGATGGCTAAATAA
- the LOC141695231 gene encoding uncharacterized protein LOC141695231 isoform X2: MCKEDPCYHTFLSFKGETRDNFTCFLYEALRNEGFLPFMDKTDIHVGDEVNVAIKEGIRNSMSAIIIFSPNYASSTWCLEELVLILQRMKTSKYFIIPIFYEVRTRDIKHQLGNYSSALEKHRLRGHGDKVEKWKQALDEVGNILGEHVRGLQSTFIRRVVKLLRENMADTFPGYHLPVPKSSYIKGDSPPPSPRREPSKDKVILYTTNNVDNGAGARNRLVMIFLAIGNVVFEERNCSKEPRYLRELEELVGKDGVRFPMVIVNGKDLCGEGVEGLDDYENKHKLVSVLKMIYKGRRMKDIFRTISGFDGSFQQTMQIIYMQGK, from the exons ATGTGTAAGGAAGACCCATGTTATCATACCTTCTTGAGCTTTAAAGGCGAAACACGCGATAACTTTACGTGCTTCTTGTATGAGGCTTTGAGAAATGAAGGGTTTTTGCCTTTCATGGACAAGACTGACATTCATGTTGGGGACGAAGTAAATGTTGCAATTAAAGAGGGTATTAGAAACTCTATGAGTGCCATAATAATATTCTCCCCCAATTATGCTTCCTCTACTTGGTGTCTTGAGGAACTTGTTCTCATCCTTCAACGAATGAAGACTTCTAAGTATTTCATTATACCCATTTTTTATGAGGTTAGAACTCGAGATATCAAACACCAGCTCGGGAATTATAGCAGCGCGCTTGAAAAGCATCGGTTGAGGGGGCATGGTGACAAGGTGGAGAAATGGAAACAAGCTCTAGACGAAGTTGGTAATATTCTTGGAGAGCATGTTAGAGG GCTGCAAAGCACTTTCATCCGAAGAGTTGTCAAATTGTTACGGGAAAATATGGCTGACACATTTCCAGGATATCACCTCCCAGTGCCGAAAAGTTCATATATAAAAGGGGATTCTCCACCGCCCTCCCCGAGACGTGAGCCATCCAAGGACAAGGTAATTCTTTACACAACTAATAATGTTGACAATGGCGCCGGTGCAAGAAATAGATTGGTAATGATATTTCTGGCAATCGGAAATGTTGTATTCGAGGAGAGAAACTGTTCAAAAGAGCCAAGGTATTTAAGAGAGCTAGAAGAGCTGGTGGGTAAAGACGGGGTGAGGTTTCCTATGGTCATTGTTAACGGGAAAGACTTGTGTGGAGAAGGAGTAGAGGGTTTAGATGATTATGAGAACAAGCACAAGCTCGTGTCGGTGCTGAAAATGATTTACAAGGGAAGACGTATGAAGGACATATTTAGAACGATTTCAGGGTTTGATGGAAGTTTTCAACAAACAATGCAAATCATATATATG CAAGGGAAGTAG
- the LOC141695231 gene encoding uncharacterized protein LOC141695231 isoform X1 — protein sequence MCKEDPCYHTFLSFKGETRDNFTCFLYEALRNEGFLPFMDKTDIHVGDEVNVAIKEGIRNSMSAIIIFSPNYASSTWCLEELVLILQRMKTSKYFIIPIFYEVRTRDIKHQLGNYSSALEKHRLRGHGDKVEKWKQALDEVGNILGEHVRGLQSTFIRRVVKLLRENMADTFPGYHLPVPKSSYIKGDSPPPSPRREPSKDKVILYTTNNVDNGAGARNRLVMIFLAIGNVVFEERNCSKEPRYLRELEELVGKDGVRFPMVIVNGKDLCGEGVEGLDDYENKHKLVSVLKMIYKGRRMKDIFRTISGFDGSFQQTMQIIYMVRSGHQCKD from the exons ATGTGTAAGGAAGACCCATGTTATCATACCTTCTTGAGCTTTAAAGGCGAAACACGCGATAACTTTACGTGCTTCTTGTATGAGGCTTTGAGAAATGAAGGGTTTTTGCCTTTCATGGACAAGACTGACATTCATGTTGGGGACGAAGTAAATGTTGCAATTAAAGAGGGTATTAGAAACTCTATGAGTGCCATAATAATATTCTCCCCCAATTATGCTTCCTCTACTTGGTGTCTTGAGGAACTTGTTCTCATCCTTCAACGAATGAAGACTTCTAAGTATTTCATTATACCCATTTTTTATGAGGTTAGAACTCGAGATATCAAACACCAGCTCGGGAATTATAGCAGCGCGCTTGAAAAGCATCGGTTGAGGGGGCATGGTGACAAGGTGGAGAAATGGAAACAAGCTCTAGACGAAGTTGGTAATATTCTTGGAGAGCATGTTAGAGG GCTGCAAAGCACTTTCATCCGAAGAGTTGTCAAATTGTTACGGGAAAATATGGCTGACACATTTCCAGGATATCACCTCCCAGTGCCGAAAAGTTCATATATAAAAGGGGATTCTCCACCGCCCTCCCCGAGACGTGAGCCATCCAAGGACAAGGTAATTCTTTACACAACTAATAATGTTGACAATGGCGCCGGTGCAAGAAATAGATTGGTAATGATATTTCTGGCAATCGGAAATGTTGTATTCGAGGAGAGAAACTGTTCAAAAGAGCCAAGGTATTTAAGAGAGCTAGAAGAGCTGGTGGGTAAAGACGGGGTGAGGTTTCCTATGGTCATTGTTAACGGGAAAGACTTGTGTGGAGAAGGAGTAGAGGGTTTAGATGATTATGAGAACAAGCACAAGCTCGTGTCGGTGCTGAAAATGATTTACAAGGGAAGACGTATGAAGGACATATTTAGAACGATTTCAGGGTTTGATGGAAGTTTTCAACAAACAATGCAAATCATATATATGGTACGTAGTGGGCACCAATGCAAGGATTGA
- the LOC141696115 gene encoding replication protein A 70 kDa DNA-binding subunit C-like: MAATSFDLNSNCARVDVLRKRIKVRVVRYWKGVTKLGVVFKSFNIILLDNMNDRIHAFVPGNCSDLMDDKLVLGRCYVIQIFQVLRYKIDDKFRCLRSDVQLIFSSETRIKAIDGDENSIENNAFDFYDHSELYELSKQTTYLADVVGIIKQYEPLATLVNKHGDAQRQVKLVITDGKSSINVTFWDACAENFDQEMNELKERPAILIIASSRVGLWNEEVDLSSVRGTQCYLNYDHYSVVQLRRKLDQVGFKEQMYAADRHGKVELLSAATIRDLGPEYIMVISAHFLVELARDVWCCGSCNRIVSFPDNRYKVIAVASDDTGAIELLLGDQQIRTLLGMRVMQLLKQSTEEEDFPLVFKSLTKQKYTVKLLIKEINVVNKATIYWVTTICKDFIDPNSHLEQPHDSDCRLTSQKLRGNGTGGHHVKEEIHKKPTSLFVRTA, encoded by the exons ATGGCAGCTACGTCGTTTGATTTGAACTCCAATTGTGCAAGGGTTGACGTTTTACGTAAGAG AATAAAAGTAAGAGTTGTCAGGTATTGGAAAGGAGTAACAAAGCTTGGTGTTGTGTTTAAAAGCTTCAACATTATCTTGCTTGATAATATG AATGACAGGATACATGCTTTTGTCCCGGGAAACTGTTCTGATCTCATGGATGATAAGTTGGTGCTTGGAAGATGCTACGTTATACAGATATTCCAGGTCCTGAGATATAAGATTGATGACAAGTTTCGTTGCTTGAGAAGTGATGTGCAGTTGATATTTTCATCTGAGACTCGGATAAAGGCTATTGATGGTGATGAAAATAGTATTGAGAACAATGCTTTTGATTTCTATGACCATTCCGAGCTTTACGAACTAAGCAAACAGACAACATACTTGGCAG ATGTTGTTGGAATAATAAAGCAGTATGAACCTTTGGCCACTTTGGTGAACAAACATGGGGATGCACAGAGACAGGTGAAGCTGGTTATAACTGATGGAAA GTCATCTATCAATGTTACGTTTTGGGATGCTTGTGCTGAGAACTTTGATCAGGAGATGAATGAACTTAAGGAAAGACCAGCAATCTTAATAATAGCAAGTAGTAGGGTTGGATTATGGAATG AAGAAGTTGATCTATCGAGTGTTAGAGGAACTCAGTGTTACCTCAACTACGATCATTATAGTGTGGTGCAGTTGAGACGCAA GCTTGATCAGGTAGGCTTTAAGGAACAAATGTATGCTGCTGATAGGCATGGGAAAGTTGAGCTGCTGAGTGCTGCGACTATAAGGGACCTTGGTCCAGAGTATATTATGGTAATCTCGGCTCATTTTCTT GTTGAACTGGCTCGGGATGTGTGGTGTTGTGGTAGTTGTAACCGGATAGTTTCGTTTCCTGATAACAG GTACAAAGTTATTGCTGTGGCATCTGATGACACTGGTGCGATCGAACTCTTACTTGGTGACCAGCAAATTCGTACCCTTCTTGGAATGAGGGTTATGCAGCTTCTAAAGCAG AGTACTGAGGAAGAAGATTTTCCTTTGGTGTTCAAGAGCTTGACTAAACAAAAATACACTGTTAAGCTGCTGATAAAGGAAATCAATGTGGTTAACAAAGCTACAATATACTGGGTTACAACCATTTGCAAGGACTTTATTGATCCAAATAGCCATCTGGAACAACCTCATGACTCTGATTGCCGGCTAACGTCGCAG AAACTAAGAGGAAATGGGACTGGCGGCCATCATGTAAAAGAAGAAATTCATAAGAAACCAACATCATTGTTTGTACGGACAGCTTAA
- the LOC141695144 gene encoding uncharacterized protein LOC141695144 produces the protein MAKDPSFCHVFLSFRGETRNKFTCFLYEALKSEGFIAFMDKSDIRVGDEVDLTIRDGIRNSMSAIIIFSQNYAYSTWCLDELVLILERKKNSRYFIIPIFYEVEIRDIKHQLGNYGLALEKHRARHNDKVEKWREALVEVGNILGDHVEGLQSTFIQNTVKLFREKLAAKFPECRLPTPKSSALQSSSSSSMSRPEPSNDKVILYTVSVNNGLGANGLVKKVLMSGNVVYEERNCSKEPKYLRELEELVGNDKVRFPMVIVNGKDLCGEEEVEGLDDFENKYKLMRVLNMLYVSAKSVENLQDMFRRSTSLAGGSFQDTTSNSMYGRYL, from the exons ATGGCTAAAGACCCCTCGTTTTGTCATGTCTTCTTGAGCTTCAGAGGTGAAACTCGCAACAAGTTCACTTGCTTCTTGTACGAGGCATTGAAATCCGAAGGGTTTATAGCTTTCATGGACAAAAGTGATATACGCGTTGGAGATGAAGTAGACTTGACAATCAGAGACGGCATCAGAAACTCCATGAGCGCCATAATTATATTTTCCCAGAATTATGCTTATTCTACATGGTGTCTTGATGAACTTGTTCTCATCCTAGAACGTAAGAAGAACTCGAGGTATTTTATTATACCAATTTTCTATGAAGTTGAAATTCGGGATATTAAACACCAGCTTGGGAATTATGGCCTTGCGCTTGAAAAGCATAGGGCTAGGCACAATGACAAGGTGGAGAAGTGGAGGGAAGCTCTAGTAGAAGTTGGTAATATTCTGGGAGACCATGTAGAGGG GCTACAAAGCACCTTTATCCAAAACACAGTAAAATTATTTCGGGAGAAATTGGCTGCCAAGTTTCCAGAATGCCGCCTTCCTACACCCAAAAGCTCAGCTTTACAAAGCAGTTCTTCATCATCCATGTCGAGACCTGAGCCATCTAACGACAAGGTGATTCTTTATACAGTCAGTGTTAATAATGGCCTAGGCGCGAATGGGTTGGTTAAGAAGGTTCTGATGAGCGGAAATGTAGTATATGAGGAAAGGAATTGTTCAAAAGAGCCAAAGTATTTAAGAGAGCTAGAAGAACTGGTTGGTAACGACAAGGTAAGGTTCCCTATGGTGATTGTAAATGGAAAGGATTTGTGTGGAGAAGAAGAAGTAGAGGGTTTAGATGACTTTGAGAATAAGTATAAGCTTATGAGAGTACTGAATATGCTTTACGTTTCGGCAAAATCAGTGGAAAACCTTCAAGATATGTTTAGAAGGTCAACTTCATTAGCTGGTGGAAGTTTTCAAGACACAACGTCAAATTCAATGTATGGTAGATACTTGTAA
- the LOC141698031 gene encoding uncharacterized protein LOC141698031 isoform X4 → MERLGDGDVVVVICCAKVNRYEGKPHLTNYPATWIFINPDHYCVDLMKNRDDGLSDVDIGEEELIGPMLNLKEIAELTEEHIETEVCCELLVDKLDRVKKWYVIKCTSCLGVVDFAEDKFKCNKCSRLIPHPRRSFCLEALCSDEAGSVTIVLPHSSVVRIAQKNVEDLYSLKKEELGEHFFPPFLQLFERKKYVMTILISEQNIRDGSTVYESTEIGDVVDSSGQFTPTGQETVDQHVYSPMNESEIQQIPVQTPPTAKSANSKKKMAK, encoded by the exons ATGGAACGTCTTGGTGATGGtgatgttgttgttgttattTGTTGTGCTAAAGTTAATCGTTATGAAG GCAAGCCTCATCTCACAAACTACCCTGCAACGTGGATTTTTATCAATCCGGATCATTATTGTGTTGACCTTATGAAAAACAG GGATGATGGACTATCTGATGTTGATATTGGTGAGGAAGAGCTCATTGGCCCAATGCTGAATTTGAAAGAAATTGCGGAGTTAACGGAAGAGCATATTGAG ACGGAGGTTTGTTGTGAGCTTTTGGTAGACAAATTGGATCGGGTTAAGAAATGGTACGTGATAAAATGTACTAGCTGTCTAGGTGTTGTTGACTTTGCCGAAGACAAGTTCAAGTGTAACAAATGTAGTAGACTGATACCTCACCCAAGAAGAAG CTTTTGCTTGGAAGCTTTGTGCTCTGATGAAGCTGGATCAGTTACAATTGTGCTGCCGCATTCTTCAGTAGTTAGGATTGCTCAAAAAAATGTTGAGGACTTATACTCTCTTAAGAAAGAG GAATTAGGAGAGCACTTTTTCCCACCATTTCTGCAGCTGTTTGAGCGGAAAAAATATGTTATGACAATTCTAATTTCGGAACAAAATATAAGAGATGGTTCGACTGTGTATGAATCAACAGAAATAGGAGATGTCGTTGACTCATCGGGCCAGTTTACTCCCACTGGACAGGAAACTGTTGATCAGCATGTTTACTCGCCAATGAAT GAATCGGAAATACAGCAGATTCCTGTGCAGACTCCGCCGACTGCAAAATCTGCTAACAGTAAG AAAAAGATGGCTAAATAA
- the LOC141698031 gene encoding uncharacterized protein LOC141698031 isoform X2, which produces MTSNKNSQEKHMLKFDLADGNVPVTLFDAFALFVNKVMERLGDGDVVVVICCAKVNRYEGKPHLTNYPATWIFINPDHYCVDLMKNRDDGLSDVDIGEEELIGPMLNLKEIAELTEEHIETEVCCELLVDKLDRVKKWYVIKCTSCLGVVDFAEDKFKCNKCSRLIPHPRRSFCLEALCSDEAGSVTIVLPHSSVVRIAQKNVEDLYSLKKEELGEHFFPPFLQLFERKKYVMTILISEQNIRDGSTVYESTEIGDVVDSSGQFTPTGQETVDQHVYSPMNESEIQQIPVQTPPTAKSANSKKKMAK; this is translated from the exons ATGACGTCGAATAAAAATAGCCAGGAAAAGCACATGCTTAAGTTTGATTTAGCTGATGGGAA TGTACCAGTAACACTCTTTGATGCTTTTGCGTTGTTTGTAAATAAAGTCATGGAACGTCTTGGTGATGGtgatgttgttgttgttattTGTTGTGCTAAAGTTAATCGTTATGAAG GCAAGCCTCATCTCACAAACTACCCTGCAACGTGGATTTTTATCAATCCGGATCATTATTGTGTTGACCTTATGAAAAACAG GGATGATGGACTATCTGATGTTGATATTGGTGAGGAAGAGCTCATTGGCCCAATGCTGAATTTGAAAGAAATTGCGGAGTTAACGGAAGAGCATATTGAG ACGGAGGTTTGTTGTGAGCTTTTGGTAGACAAATTGGATCGGGTTAAGAAATGGTACGTGATAAAATGTACTAGCTGTCTAGGTGTTGTTGACTTTGCCGAAGACAAGTTCAAGTGTAACAAATGTAGTAGACTGATACCTCACCCAAGAAGAAG CTTTTGCTTGGAAGCTTTGTGCTCTGATGAAGCTGGATCAGTTACAATTGTGCTGCCGCATTCTTCAGTAGTTAGGATTGCTCAAAAAAATGTTGAGGACTTATACTCTCTTAAGAAAGAG GAATTAGGAGAGCACTTTTTCCCACCATTTCTGCAGCTGTTTGAGCGGAAAAAATATGTTATGACAATTCTAATTTCGGAACAAAATATAAGAGATGGTTCGACTGTGTATGAATCAACAGAAATAGGAGATGTCGTTGACTCATCGGGCCAGTTTACTCCCACTGGACAGGAAACTGTTGATCAGCATGTTTACTCGCCAATGAAT GAATCGGAAATACAGCAGATTCCTGTGCAGACTCCGCCGACTGCAAAATCTGCTAACAGTAAG AAAAAGATGGCTAAATAA